In Populus nigra chromosome 1, ddPopNigr1.1, whole genome shotgun sequence, one genomic interval encodes:
- the LOC133695075 gene encoding lipid droplet phospholipase 1-like has protein sequence MENRVCSTESVNGSCDVWSCKKSAAASADHLVIMVHGILGSNADWKFGAEQFARTLPDKVFVHCSEKNMFRLTLDGVDVMGERLAEEVLEVIQRKQNLRKISFVAHSVGGLVARYAIGRLYRPPKKENVADSTDGTNEDDIKATIGGLAPMNFITVATPHLGSRGNKQVPFLFGVTAFEKAARLLIHWIFKRTGRHLFLTDDDEGNAPLLKRMIEDYGDCFFMSALCIFKRRVAYSNVGYDHIVGWRTSSIRRNSELPKWEDNMNMEYPHIVYEERCKARDAEQSELISTEDDGLDKLEEELVAGLSRVSWDKVDVSFHASRQRFAAHSVIQVKDEMMHMEGADVIRHMIDHFLL, from the exons ATGGAGAACAGAGTTTGTTCAACagaatcagtaaatggaagctGTGATGTCTGGAGTTGTAAAAAATCCGCTGCTGCTTCTGCTGATCATCTTGTCATTATGGTCCACGGTATCCTTGGAAG TAACGCAGATTGGAAGTTTGGAGCAGAGCAGTTTGCTAGAACTTTACCTGATAAAGTATTTGTTCATT gtagtgaaaaaaatatgtttaggcTGACACTTGATGGTGTTGATGTGATGGGTGAGCGGTTGGCTGAGGAG gtACTTGAGGTGATTCAAAGAAAGCAGAATTTGCGGAAGATTTCATTTGTTGCACATTCTGTGGGAGGATTAGTGGCCAGATATGCAATTGGAAGATTATATAGACCACCCAAGAAAGAAAATGTAGCAGATTCAACTGATGGTACAAATGAAGACGACATAAAGGCTACAATAGGTGGCTTGGCGCCTATGAACTTTATCACGGTTGCTACACCTCACCTTGGTTCAAGAGGAAATAAGCAG GTTCCATTTCTTTTTGGTGTAACCGCCTTTGAGAAAGCAGCTCGCCTCTTGATTCATTGGATATTTAAGAGAACAGGTCGACACCTTTTTCTTACCGATGATGATGAGGGCAATGCTCCATTGCTTAAACGCATGATAGAAGATTATggtgattgttttttcat GTCGGCATTGTGTATATTCAAACGCCGGGTGGCATATTCAAATGTGGGCTATGACC ATATTGTGGGCTGGAGAACATCGTCCATCAGGCGTAATTCTGAATTGCCAAAG tGGGAAGATAATATGAACATGGAATATCCGCATATTGTATACGAAGAACGCTGCAAGGCCCGTGATGCCGAGCAGTCTGAACTTATTTCGACAGAAGATGATGGTTTGGACAAGCTAGAAG aGGAACTAGTGGCTGGTTTATCCCGTGTGTCATGGGATAAAGTGGACGTTAGCTTCCATGCCAGCCGACAGAGGTTTGCTGCTCATAGTGTAATTCAG GTTAAAGATGAAATGATGCATATGGAAGGTGCAGATGTGATACGACATATGATTGATCATTTTCTTCTGTAA
- the LOC133682230 gene encoding ATP-dependent 6-phosphofructokinase 4, chloroplastic-like: MRGLMSRAQYSDSMELVMYLALWGSYPRNTINFMPKVVNDIHKRGGTFLCTSRGGHDTNKIVDIIQDKRINQVIDKSFGIDTAVEEAQRATNAAHVEVESEENGVGIVNPMGRYSGFIAMFATLAT, from the exons ATGCGGGGGCTTATGTCCAGGGCTCAATACAGTGATTCTATGGAGTTGGTGATGTACTTGGCATTATG GGGTTCTTATCCGAGAAACACCATAAATTTCATGCCCAAAGTTGTGAATGACATACATAAGCGCGGTGGCACATTTCTTTGCACTTCAAGAGGAGGTCATGATACTAACAAGATAGTTGATATTATTCAGGACAAGAGAATAAATCAG GTGATAGACAAATCTTTCGGAATTGATACTGCTGTTGAAGAAGCTCAGAGAGCAACTAATGCTGCGCATGTGGAGGTTGAAAGTGAGGAAAATGGAGTTGGAATTGTTAACCCTATGGGCAGATACAGTG GTTTCATTGCAATGTTTGCAACTTTGGCAACTTGA